In Desulforhopalus sp., the genomic stretch AAAAGCCCAAACATCTACCAAGCGCCGCTCGTGAAATGCCTTTATCCGGCCTAATATCTGAAAGGCCACAGCTTCACGTAGGATCGTGCTATCCGCCACCAATTGGCGATACCCCGCGGCTCAAACATTAAAAATAAAACAATCACCAGACCAAAACTGAGTGGTTTCAAGGCAGTGGCCAGATTGGTTGCAATGGTCAAGTGGTTTCCCACCCACTCTGATAGCCGCTCCACCTGAAGGTCGAGGAGCTTGATAGCCACCGGTCCCCAAAAGGAGCCATGTAAGGTCCCCAGTCCGCCGACGATGGCCATGGCCAGGAAGCTGATCGAATGGTGCAGGGTAAACGACTCAATTCCAACACCTCGGTACAGATAGGCGTGGAGTGCCCCGGCAACCCCCGCTAAAAACCCGGCCAGGCCGAAGGCGTAGACCTTGGTAAACCCGGGATGCATTCCCATGGCATCGGCTGCCCGGTCGTTATCTCGTACCGCTACAAGACAGCGACCGTAACGGGTGCGCAACAGATTGCGCACGGCAAACCCGCAGAGAACAATGAAAACTAAAATTGCGTAGTACCAAAAGGTGTAGTGTTGACTGCGGGTGACCTGGCCGGTCACCCAAGTCACGCGACTCACCGCGATTGTCTGGCCCTGATTAAAGAAATTCATAAAGTTGATGGTCCACTGAAAGATCATCTGGAAAGACAGGGTGGCAATCGCCAGATAGAGATGTTTCAGACGAAGGGCGGGCAAACCGACAATCGCCCCAAAAATTGCCCCCATACAACCGGCAACAAGGATCATCAGCGGCCAGGCGTGGGTCAGCAGGATGTGATTCTCACCCATCACCCTGGCAAAAGAAGCGATGGTATAAGCCCCAACGCCGACAAATGCTGCATGCCCAATGGAGATAAGGCCGGCAAAACCGGTAACCAGATTAAGGCCCATAACGGCAATCACCGCCACCAGGATATTGTCTATGACCAGCATGTACTTATTGTCGACCGAGACAACCAGCGGCCAGGCGAAGAGGCAGAGCAGCAGCAGGGCCATTGCCGTCCGGTCAAGGCTGGTAAAAAAGATTCTTTGTTCTTCTTTATAGGAAGTAAAATAGTTTCCCGTGGCAAGCCAACGATTCGATGACATAATTACACCCGTTCTATTTCATGGATGCCAAAGAGGCCATGGGGTTTAAAAAGGAGAATGACCAAGAGAACAATATAGGG encodes the following:
- a CDS encoding branched-chain amino acid ABC transporter permease, which encodes MSSNRWLATGNYFTSYKEEQRIFFTSLDRTAMALLLLCLFAWPLVVSVDNKYMLVIDNILVAVIAVMGLNLVTGFAGLISIGHAAFVGVGAYTIASFARVMGENHILLTHAWPLMILVAGCMGAIFGAIVGLPALRLKHLYLAIATLSFQMIFQWTINFMNFFNQGQTIAVSRVTWVTGQVTRSQHYTFWYYAILVFIVLCGFAVRNLLRTRYGRCLVAVRDNDRAADAMGMHPGFTKVYAFGLAGFLAGVAGALHAYLYRGVGIESFTLHHSISFLAMAIVGGLGTLHGSFWGPVAIKLLDLQVERLSEWVGNHLTIATNLATALKPLSFGLVIVLFLMFEPRGIANWWRIARSYVKLWPFRY